A genomic stretch from Ovis canadensis isolate MfBH-ARS-UI-01 breed Bighorn chromosome 5, ARS-UI_OviCan_v2, whole genome shotgun sequence includes:
- the LOC138441699 gene encoding olfactory receptor 7A17-like, producing the protein MLFLFLDSHIHYMEPQNDTKILEFLLLGLSEEQELQPLIFGLFLSMYLITVFGNLFIILAVNSDPHLHTPMYFFLSNLSFVDICFTSTTIPKMLQNMRTQSKVLTYEGCITQMYFFILFAVLDMFLLTVMAYDRFVAICHPLHYMVIMNPRLCGLLVLVSWMMSALNSLLQSVMVLRLSFCTDLEIPHFFCEINQLIQLACSDMFLNEIVMYFAAAILGGGSFTGILYSYSKIVSSIQRISSAQGKYKAFSTCASHLSVVSLFYCTCLGVYLSSAATHSSHSSAIASVMYTVVTPMLNPFIYSLRNKDIKRALERVISKAGITLFWG; encoded by the coding sequence atgctatttttgtttcttgataGTCACATTCACTACATGGAACCACAGAATGATACAAAAATTTTGgaatttcttcttctgggactttcaGAGGAACAAGAATTGCAGCCCCTCATATTTGGTCTGTTCCTCTCCATGTACCTGATCACTGTGTTTGGAAACCTGTTCATTATCCTGGCTGTCAACTCAGACCCCCatctccacacccccatgtacttcttcctctccaacctgtcctttgtagacatctgcttcacctccaccaccatcccaAAGATGCTGCAGAACATGAGGACACAGAGCAAAGTACTAACCTATGAAGGCTGCATCACCCAGATGTATTTTTTCATACTCTTTGCAGTATTGGACATGTTTCTCCTGAccgtgatggcctatgaccgatTTGTAGCCATCTGTCACCCCCTCCATTACATGGTCATCATGAACCCCCGGCTCTGCGGTCTGCTGGTTCTGGTGTCCTGGATGATGAGTGCCCTGAATTCCTTGTTACAAAGTGTAATGGTGTTGAGATTGTCTTTCTGTACAGACTTGGAAATCCCCCACTTTTTCTGTGAAATTAATCAGTTGATTCAACTTGCCTGTTCTGACATGTTTCTTAATGAGATAGTCATGTATTTTGCAGCTGCAATATTGGGTGGTGGTTCCTTCACTGGGATTCTTTATTCATATTCCAAGATAGTTTCTTCAATACAAAGAATCTCATCAGCTCAGGGGAAGTATAAGGCATTTTCCACCTGTGCATCTCACCTCTCAGTAGTCTCCTTATTTTATTGTACATGTTTAGGAGTGTACCTTAGCTCTGCTGCTACCCACAGCTCACACTCAAGTGCAATCGCCTCAGTGATGTACACTGTGGTCAcacccatgctgaaccccttcatTTATAGTCTGCGGAACAAAGACATAAAGAGGGCTCTGGAAAGAGTCATTAGCAAGGCAGGTATAACATTGTTCTGGGGCTGA
- the LOC138441700 gene encoding olfactory receptor 7A17-like produces MEPVNDTQISEFLLLGLSNEPELQPLIFGLFLSTYLTTVFGNLLIILAVSSDPHLHTPMYFFLSNLSFVDICFISTTIPKMLNNIQTHSKVITYEGCITQIYFFLFFAALENFLLTVMAYDRFMAICQPLHYMVVMNPRICGLLVLVSWVMSALNSLSQSLMMSWLSFCTDVEIPHFFCEINQVLRLACSDTFLNDMVMYFAAGMLGGASLTGILYSYSKIVSSIRGMSSAHGKYKAFSTCASHLSIVSLFYCTILGVYLSSTGTYSSHSSAIASVMYTVVTPMLNPFIYSLRNKDIKRALKRIAGMSVI; encoded by the coding sequence ATGGAACCAGTGAATGATACACAAATTTCagaatttcttcttctgggattatCAAATGAACCAGAACTGCAGCCTCTCATATTTGGGCTTTTCCTCTCCACGTACCTGACCACTGTGTTCGGAAACCTACTCATCATCCTGGCTGTCAGCTCAGACCCCCatctccacacccccatgtacttcttcctctccaacctgTCCTTTGTAGACATCTGTTTCATCTCCACCACCATCCCAAAGATGCTGAATAATATACAGACACACAGCAAAGTTATAACTTATGAAGGCTGCATCACCCAGATAtacttcttcctattctttgCTGCACTGGAAAACTTCCTCCTGACTGTGATGGCCTATGATCGCTTCATGGCCATCTGTCAGCCTCTCCACTACATGGTCGTCATGAATCCCCGAATCTGTGGACTGCTGGTGCTGGTGTCCTGGGTGATGAGTGCCCTGAATTCCTTAAGCCAAAGCTTAATGATGTCATGGCTGTCCTTCTGTACAGACGTGGAAATCCCCCATTTTTTCTGTGAAATTAATCAAGTGCTTCGACTTGCCTGTTCTGACACATTTCTCAATGACATGGTGATGTATTTTGCAGCTGGGATGTTGGGTGGTGCTTCGCTCACTGGTATTCTTTACTCATACTCTAAGATAGTTTCCTCAATACGAGGAATGTCATCAGCCCATGGGAAGTATAAAGCATTTTCTACCTGTGCATCTCATCTCTCaattgtttccttattttattgTACTATCTTAGGAGTGTACCTTAGCTCCACAGGTACCTACAGCTCACACTCAAGTGCAATTGCCTCAGTGATGTACACGGTGGTCAcacccatgctgaaccccttcatctacagtctcagaaataaagacataaagaGGGCTTTGAAAAGAATCGCTGGAATGTCAGTTATATAA